The nucleotide window ACTTACGCCTAATAACGCCCTCACACAGAGTAAAACCTATCATGTTTTTCTTCAGTGCGATCGTTAAATATATTACGTTTATGGACAAAGGCGTTACAAAGAATCTGATTTGCGATCATCTAGTTAATAGACTCCCTGAAAGCGTTCTAAATCAGTTATTCAGGGAGCCCATGACATCTACAAAGCGACTACTGATATAAAACTAGAGATATCAATTCCCCAAGTATTTGCGATGAGTTTAAAGAGATAGTCCTCACCTTCACTGACACTGCCATCTGCAACAATCAGCTTGACTGCGAAATTCAAAAAGATTCTCCGATCTGTTGCAGCGCTCAAGGTCTTAAATTGCATAACGGCTGACGTGAACTCTTCTAGCCTTCCCTCTGAGTTTAAAATCTCAATGTCATTGATGACTTCATGAGGATCAAAGGAAACCATGGTGTAGTTAGCTTCTAGAAATTCTCGGATAACGGAAACTTCTCTGTCATCAACATTGCCATCGGCGGCACACAAAAAATACAAAATCTCGAAGGCGGCTTGAATTTTATTCATCTTCATCTCCTGATTAGATAGTAGGGATTTGTTAGCTCAGAAAAAGTTAATGACCTTGATTAGTCTTAATGAAACAGTTGTAGTGACATCAACCTTTGCTTACGTCTTAGAATAGAAGACCCAATCGAACAAGTCGTCTACGGTTTACGCTATTTTGTTTTCCAAGTTTGGAAGGTGAGATTTGTTTAATTAGGAACGGACGATTTCAGAAAACTGCAATGGATACGTTTGATCGCACAATGTCGTTTTTCTAGCAACTATGAATCACCTATTAAGATTAAATGACCTCACGTCAGGCAAGCGTGAAAGGCATCTCTGTGCGATTTGTAATTAACAAACACAAATTACCCTCATCCCCAATCCTTGTCTCTAGGCAGAAGGGAGCTAAATCTCTTATCTCTTCTTCTGGGAGAGGACTAGAATGAGGGCAGATTTTGCTGTTCATCCCTCTATTTAACAATGCTGAGGCATTACTTTCCTTGAGTCACGTTAAAAGCAAACTTTAGCTCGTCAATGGTAGGAATTGAGAAGACAATTTGAATGAGCGAATCCACAGTAGCTAAGGCATGTGTCATTTCAAATCCAGGTTTATCAAACTGTTCTGCAATAAAAATGCCTAGACGAGCAGTATAAAGAAAGTTCAGCAATGCATTAAGAACTGCGGCTCCAATAATACCGACACCTGTTGTCATCATTAATATCCTCAGTACAGCAGTGCCAACAATATATGAACCCGCACCTTGAAGCACACTGATGACAAATTTCTGAATCACAGCATCGTCTGCATTTTGACCTGATCTTTCGGCAATTCGAGCAATCATCGCAATCCAAATTCCTGAGACAGCGACGGTATCAGCAAGAGGAAGTATTGCACCCACACCAGCCGCGCCAGCCGCTGCGATCGCATGTTGGGAAATGATATCTTGATATTTACCAAGATTGGTATAGGAAGTAACCCGATAATCTAAATGGTCTGACATAATACTCTCCAATGAAATGACAAGATGTTGAAGTACTAGATATCCTTGAGCTAGGAACGTTATTTACCTTGATATTTCAAGGACTGATTCCGTGTTCCATGCTTTTTAGAATAGAGAAAGCAACGTTTAAAATCATTCACTTTTATGCCAACCGCGTTGCCAAAGTATGGGTTGTGCCTACGACGAAAGCTCGCATTTGCCAGCGTCGTGATGATTCAGCCAAAGAGGCAGTTGGGATAGGGGCGATCGCGGCACTGCCATTGCAGAAAACTACATTTTTATTTTGGAATGTGGCAATATCAACTGCTTAACCTGGTGAGTGAACTGACAGAAAAGGGGAATACATTTACTGATTCACCCCGCTATTCTGTAAATCAACAGGGCAGCAAACCCAATAACAAATCACTGCCTTCCACCAAACAAATTCACTTAAACCTAGGAGATCCGATCATGAAAAAGCTAATCGCTACCACGATGACCAGCCTTTTAACCCTTGGCTTTTTTACTTTAACATTTGCTCCCAAAGCCGATGCTCTAGCCTCTGGATTCCATAAGATTGACGTGCTTTCTTCACCCACTACTGTTCCTACCTTACCCAGTTTAGAAACGGCTCTATCTGATTCTAAGCAGGAGATGCAGACGGCTTACACAATTGTTCCCGATGTTTGCACTAACTATTATACAGATGGTTACGGGAACATTTACTGGTACAGCTACTATTGCTAAGTCAACGTGAGCTTAACCAGTGCAACAATCTATCACATACGAGACACGACACTAATTTCCCCTTACAACTAAATGTCTGCAAGGGGATTTTTCATGGATGGGATTAGCTGCATTGCTTTACTAAGCAAAAACGCGGAGGGGTTCACTGTCAGCAATCCCGGTGTAACTCTACCACCAGCACTAAACGAACCTAAGTTTCCAAACCCGATCGCATCCGCCATCGTCGCCAAAAACGATCTACCCAAATCTAATCGTGCTCCTGACCCAAACACAATTTCATTCGGGTTTCATCCGGCACAATTACATTCTGCGCCAGCAACGGCATATTCCCTAGCATCAGCCAACTTATAGTACCAACCCAAAAGCAGGCAAGCTCTCTCTCAGTCCTCATGCTGCACCTGTGGAATGTGAAAGTTCATTGAATTTGGCTTAATCCAATACCAAAGCAATGAGAAGCCGAGTTAAGCCGCAAAATCCTTAGGCGCAAACCCGCTACAATCAGAGCAAACCTGTTGCAGAGGGCTGATTAACTATGACCTCCACCCAACCCAACCTGATGCCCACCGTTGGCGCACCCTTCGAGATGCCGCCAACACAAGCAGACCTACCCTACGACGACAACGAGAATATGGAAACTCAGCGCCATAAGCTGCAAATGGAGTTGTTGATCGATGCCTTGCTGCCCTGGTTAGATGCCCGAACAGATGGCTACGTGGGTGGCAATATGTTTGTTTACTACAGTCTGGCGCAAGTCAAAAACCAGGACTACAAAGGGCCCGATGTTTTTGTGGCGTTAGATGTACCCAAAGGCGAACGCCTAAGCTGGGTCAGTTGGGAAGAGGGCAAGACCCCCGATATCGTCATTGAACTTCTCTCAGACAGCACTGCTGCAAAAGACAAGACCGAGAAGAAAAGCATTTATCAAAACCGAATGCACGTTCCTGAATACTACTGGTTCGACCCTTTTAATCCACAAGATTGGGCAGGGTTTCAACTTCAGGGAGGGCGCTACCAACCTATTGTCCCGAATGCTCAAGGGCAGATGATGAGCCAGGTCTTGAATCTAACTCTCGTGCAGTGGCAAGGCACTTTTAAGCAAGTTGAAGCGACCTGGTTGCGATGGGGGCAGTTAGATGGCTCTATTTTGCTAACCGCAACAGAGCAAGAACATAAACGGGCAGAGCAAGCGGAGGCACAGATCCAACAAATTGCCCACAGATTGCTGCAAACTGGAATGCCGATCGCCCAAGTTGCAGAAACCACTGGACTATCGATTGAGCAGTTGCGGACCTTAATCTAAGCGATCGCTTAAAAATCACTCTATGAAAGCCTAGAAACCTTAACATTTTCTAAACTGGAGCGATCGCAGCCGTACTTTTACAGTAAGGGTGTGCAAATATTAGTTTACTTTGCTGTTGCATCGCCCCCAGGTTTCAAATGTTCAAATTCCTTAAGCAATTTAGTGTACGGCACTCTCTGAAATTTTTATTTCTGAGTACGCTAGCCCTTTGTATCGGATTCAGTCAGCCAGTCTTCTCGCAGCGATCGCCTGCCCAGTTATCGCCAGCCCGACAAGTTCAGCAGGGTGTTGATCGATATCATCGCTCAGACTTTCAAGCAGCGATCGCCGCTTGGGAACAAGCGCTAACCCGCTACCAATCCGCCAACGATCTGCCTAATACAGCAATCGTGCTAGAAAACCTGGCACGCACGCATCAAACTATTGGTCATATCAGCAAAGCGATCACCAAATGGGAGCAAGTTATTTCCACTTACCGACAACTGGGAAACCTGCAAAAAGTAGGGCAAAAACTCACTGAACAGGCACAAGCTTACACCCAGCTAGGGCAATATCGCCAAGCGATCACTCTCCTGTGTGGGAGCGTCGAAGGCGAGGCAACCTGCCAGCCAGAGAGTACTCTGCTGATTGCTCGTACTACCACCGATCCTCTAGGCGAAGTCGCCGCATTAGGCAGCCTGGGTGAGGCGCATCGATTGACGGGAGAATATGAGGTAGCGATCGCTTATCTTAAATCTGCGGCAGTAATTGCCAATGGACTCGAAAATTCAGCCTACCAAACTACAGTGTTTAGCAGTTTGGGAAGCACCTATGCCAACCTTGCCCAAGTGAGCTATCGACGAGCTATCTCAGCACAGCAGACCGGAGATACTGAGGCAGCAAATCGATTTAAGCAGAAGGGTTTAGCTGATGATCAACGGGCATTAGAGGCTTTTCAACAGAGCGAAAAACTGGCAGTTCAACAAAATGATATCGCTAAAACATTACAAGTATTGTTGAATACTATTCCATCCGCATATCGCACTGGAAGTAATACAACCGCCATTGCTAAAACACAACAGGCGATCGCCCTAATTCCTCAAATTCCTGATTCCCAAAACAAAGTTTATCGCCTAATTGATTTAGCCCATCTGTTTACCCCGATTTCAGCTAATCAAATGACCTCATGGCTACAATGCTCTGAGTCCACTACAAGACCACAAACCTTATCTCTCTTGCAACAGGCTTTAACTGTGGCACAGCACATTAGCGATCGCCGCTCTCTCTCCTTTGCATTAGGTGAACTGGGACATTTTTACGAATGCAGCCAAGATTTACGAAAAGCCACTCTGTTAACGCAACAAGCTAGAGAAGCAGCCGAGCAAGAACCTGATAGTCGCTATCTATGGGAATGGCAAGCTGGAAGAGTCCTAAAGTCTGAAAAGCAGGCTGAATCAGCTATTTCAGCCTACGAAAATTCAATTGCAACCCTTAAATCGATTCGTCAAGGCATTGTTTCTGCCAAGCGCGATATTCAGTTTGATTTTCGAGACACAATTGAGCCAATTTATCGAGAACTGATCGAACTGCGGTTAGATCAAGAGCAACCTTCTACCCTGATCTCCGCAACGGGAAGCGATCGCAATAACTTAGATGCAGCCACAACTCAACTAGATTCTTTGAAATTGGTCGAGCTACAAAATTACTTTGGGGATGATTGCGTCTTAATTGCAGTCAATGAATCAGTTGAAACAATTGATACTCATGCCGCTATTTTCAGTTCAATTATCCTGAATAATCGCACTGCTATCTTAGTTAAATTTCCAGACGGCACACAACAGTACGAATGGGTAAAAGATGCCCAAGGTCAGGTAATAAACAGAGAGATCTTGACTCAAACTCTAAATGAATACCGCAGAGGAGTAGAGAATCGATTTGATGCCGCAGTTGGGTACGACACTCAACAAGCTCAAGATATTTACGACTGGATCATTCGTCCCTTTGTGAAAAAGCTAGAAGAAACCCAACCCCAAACATTAGTATTTGTGCAAGATGGAATTCTACGAAGCGTACCGATGGCGGCACTCCACAATGGCAGTCAGTTTTTAATTGAACGCTATGCGATCGCCACCACTGCTAGCCTTACCCTCACCAATCCTCGACCGTTCCAGCGCCAAGGATTGCGAGCATTGGCACTCGGTTTAACTCAATCGGCTGAAGTTGGCGGACAAAAGTTTGGCGCACTAACAAACGTTGAAGCCGAAACCCAAAATATTGAACGCATTTTACCGGGAAGTAGACGTTTACTGGATTTAGAATTTACCAGTAAGACTCTAGAAAAAGAACTTGATCGCAGTAACTACCCGATCATCCACATTGCCACTCACGGTCAATTTGGTAATGAACCCAATGATACATTTCTAGTAACGGGCGACAAGAAAAAATTAACGATCAATATTCTGGACGATATTCTGCGTAGCGTTAACGTCGAGAGTCCGATTGAACTCCTCTCCTTGACTGCCTGTACCACGGCTGTAGGAGATGATCGCGCTGCCCTTGGGTTAGCGGGTGTTGCGGCACAAGCGGGCGCAAAAAGCGTTCTGGCATCGCTCTGGCTAATTGAAGACAACACTACTGCCAAACTGGTAGACAGCTTCTACTCAAGCTTGCGAGAAGAAGCATCACAGTTATCGAAAGCAGAAGCATTACAGAGAGCTCAACTCTCGATTCTCAAAGAACGTCCTCATCCGGCATATTGGGCAGCATTTACTCTCATTGGCAATTGGCAATAGAGAACTTAATCTTTTTGCTCTAAGAGCGATCGCCGCATTTCGATCGCCTCTGGATCAGACAATAACGCCACTTGAGCAAATGCGTCATACCATAATCCTGCTTCAGCATAAAGTTTTGCCTGCTGTAAGGGATCAGGATTATTGCTCAACTGAGTTTCTAGTTGAGGGGAGAGCGCCACAACATCAAGTCCCGCTTCATCAAACGGATTTGCAGAAGGGCGATTAACATTGCAGATAATCGCAACTTGCCAATAATATTGCTTTCCCATTTCTAATCCCGGCTCATTTTCTGGCATTGTCCAGGTCATCATCCCCGGCGTACCCTGGAGTTCAACCTGTTTGACCAATTCAAGCCGATTATTCTCACCATATTGAAACAACCGAAATTTAATTGGGTAGGATTCGACATTAGGGGTAATCCAAGCAAATGTAGGGTGGGTTGAGATAGTTTGCCCCATGTATTGTTTTGGAGCAAGCAAGCGAATGGACTGTTCTCCACCATTACAACCACCTCTTGTACCACCAAAAATAGTTTGAGTGATGGGCTGTTTGGCATCGCGGGGTGGTCTGTATTGTGCCCAGGCTGGCGCAGACATTCCACAAAAAATGATGAGGCAAGCAAGACTCAACAGCTTATTGCTCAAGAGATTTGTGATCCGGGGACAGCGAGCTAAACAGAGAATGAAGTTCATAAAATTGGCTCTCAATGACGTATTCCTAAAATACACTCTCAAGCTAAGGTATATACTGATGATTTATGTTAGAAGGCTGATCAAAACAAGAAAGCTTCATTACTGAAAACTGCAATATCTACAATCGCCAACGATGCTGTCTTTGAGCAGACCAACGTAGCTCACAGATCATCCCCTTTGGCAAACTAGGCAATTCACAATGCTCTGTCGTGTCAAGTGGTACGGACAACCGTCGAAATTTGCCTCCTAACTGTTTTGCTAAAATCTTTGCTTGTTGCGTTCCTTGACCTTCTATCCCGCTATCATCACTCCATCCATCATCAATGACTCGGATCACGTTCTGTCCCTGCTCTTGGCAACAAAAAACCTTAAGCCGTTTTGTCCCT belongs to Timaviella obliquedivisa GSE-PSE-MK23-08B and includes:
- a CDS encoding CHAT domain-containing protein, producing MFKFLKQFSVRHSLKFLFLSTLALCIGFSQPVFSQRSPAQLSPARQVQQGVDRYHRSDFQAAIAAWEQALTRYQSANDLPNTAIVLENLARTHQTIGHISKAITKWEQVISTYRQLGNLQKVGQKLTEQAQAYTQLGQYRQAITLLCGSVEGEATCQPESTLLIARTTTDPLGEVAALGSLGEAHRLTGEYEVAIAYLKSAAVIANGLENSAYQTTVFSSLGSTYANLAQVSYRRAISAQQTGDTEAANRFKQKGLADDQRALEAFQQSEKLAVQQNDIAKTLQVLLNTIPSAYRTGSNTTAIAKTQQAIALIPQIPDSQNKVYRLIDLAHLFTPISANQMTSWLQCSESTTRPQTLSLLQQALTVAQHISDRRSLSFALGELGHFYECSQDLRKATLLTQQAREAAEQEPDSRYLWEWQAGRVLKSEKQAESAISAYENSIATLKSIRQGIVSAKRDIQFDFRDTIEPIYRELIELRLDQEQPSTLISATGSDRNNLDAATTQLDSLKLVELQNYFGDDCVLIAVNESVETIDTHAAIFSSIILNNRTAILVKFPDGTQQYEWVKDAQGQVINREILTQTLNEYRRGVENRFDAAVGYDTQQAQDIYDWIIRPFVKKLEETQPQTLVFVQDGILRSVPMAALHNGSQFLIERYAIATTASLTLTNPRPFQRQGLRALALGLTQSAEVGGQKFGALTNVEAETQNIERILPGSRRLLDLEFTSKTLEKELDRSNYPIIHIATHGQFGNEPNDTFLVTGDKKKLTINILDDILRSVNVESPIELLSLTACTTAVGDDRAALGLAGVAAQAGAKSVLASLWLIEDNTTAKLVDSFYSSLREEASQLSKAEALQRAQLSILKERPHPAYWAAFTLIGNWQ
- a CDS encoding TerB family tellurite resistance protein, with protein sequence MNKIQAAFEILYFLCAADGNVDDREVSVIREFLEANYTMVSFDPHEVINDIEILNSEGRLEEFTSAVMQFKTLSAATDRRIFLNFAVKLIVADGSVSEGEDYLFKLIANTWGIDISSFISVVAL
- a CDS encoding Uma2 family endonuclease, which encodes MPTVGAPFEMPPTQADLPYDDNENMETQRHKLQMELLIDALLPWLDARTDGYVGGNMFVYYSLAQVKNQDYKGPDVFVALDVPKGERLSWVSWEEGKTPDIVIELLSDSTAAKDKTEKKSIYQNRMHVPEYYWFDPFNPQDWAGFQLQGGRYQPIVPNAQGQMMSQVLNLTLVQWQGTFKQVEATWLRWGQLDGSILLTATEQEHKRAEQAEAQIQQIAHRLLQTGMPIAQVAETTGLSIEQLRTLI
- a CDS encoding DUF928 domain-containing protein; this translates as MSAPAWAQYRPPRDAKQPITQTIFGGTRGGCNGGEQSIRLLAPKQYMGQTISTHPTFAWITPNVESYPIKFRLFQYGENNRLELVKQVELQGTPGMMTWTMPENEPGLEMGKQYYWQVAIICNVNRPSANPFDEAGLDVVALSPQLETQLSNNPDPLQQAKLYAEAGLWYDAFAQVALLSDPEAIEMRRSLLEQKD